Genomic window (Theileria annulata chromosome 4, complete sequence, *** SEQUENCING IN PROGRESS ***):
CATGTCCAAGGATATATCACATATCCTTTCATACAACAAGAAAGGATTTTAACTCATCCATCAATAATTAGTTATCCTCATGTTCAATTTAGACTCAGTGGTCCAAAACCTCAACCGAAATTACCTTTTCCAGAACCTAGAGGATATTTTAGACCTGATAATCCTATTTTTGCTAGAcataatacaaaattttatagtCAAAATAAATATCTTTCACAATCCAGCTCAGATCAATCAGACGAACACCAAACTAAAGAACCTACTACTGAAGACTCTAAAGCAGCTACTACTCAAGAACCCGAAAAATCTGAACAACAAACTAAAGAACCTCCTACTGAAGTGCCTACTGAAACTACTCAAGAAGACTCTACAGAACATACTAAAGAAGCTACTACTCAACATAATCAACTAACTACTGAAGGATTACAGCCAGAAACTATTCCAGTAGAAGTTGGatcagatgaagatgaagaacCTCCAGAACCACCAAAGGGACCTGAAGACGGAGCTGAAGGAGATGATGAGGAGGAAGAATATGAGGAAGGAAAAAACCCACCTAAAGTTGTTAAAAAgtgtaataaaatatctCTTATGAAAAAGAATGAAGAAGGTGAATTAATTGAAATGATTGAAGGAGAAGACTACAAAGTGATATGgaaaaattcaaataaaaGCAAATATGAATTTCTAGGAAACCTTGAGGAAATACTTTGTGATGGTGAAGTTGTTTATACTAATAGGCCTGAAAACGGATATCCCTCATTGTTAACATACAATATAACATTGTCTGTATTTGTTCTACGACGTCAAGGTGGACATGTTGTAGTTAAATGTGTTGATGGGAAATGGATACCAGAGGGACGAAAAATACCCGGATTCATGAAAATGTTCataaaagattattttGGAAATGAAATTGAACTAGTTGAAGGAGATTATTTTCTGGATCTAACTGCGTGTAAATCGTACAAATATACATTTGCAGTAGGCATAGCTTGTACTAGAATTGAGGTTAGGGGTGAAACAGTTTGGGAAAAAACAGATGACGATCCGTTTCCAATTTCTTGTTGTATCacttttaaaatgaatCTCATCGTTAATTTTGGTCAATACAACAAAATATTTGCAAAGAGGAAAGGagttttcaaattattaataattaaaaataaataaataaggaaaattttatagattcaaagtaatttatttttattattttattattttataatcaTTCAATTGTGGATTAATTCTTTACTgaaaattgatttaaatcaCCCTActtttaactattttatagattatcatatttgatatatcaaatctaaattttaacatcTAAAGTAtcaatattttctataaaaatagtatatattaatttaaaattttacatttaagATCTAGTTAATTCTTAATATATGTTTTTGTTGAAAcaaattctaaattaatagattCCAAAGAGAATAATATAGTCATATGATGAAAAgatgtgtaatatatagatataatattaattagatATACATATTGCTTTGATAAACCAGGTTTCATACATGTAATTACTAGAAGATCGTGATTGAGATAATATAGTTTGaacaaaattaatgaattagtTAATAGAACTTTTCAAAAGAATTAAAGATCgtataattagtaaaatgaaaattgaTCATTACAATGATGTAATgataacatattttaattaatgtatcctttaaaatgtgttattTCGTTGAAACATTTTTGAATTGAACTAAGAGATAGTACGGTTTCCAAATTACTAAcataaacaattttttgATATTAACATCTTGAATCTATATTTACTAATTAGTAATGGGAAATACATAAcaatttttctaaattcGTATTAACActtaaaaatgaatttggaAATGAATTCTTgaatattgataattaaTGTTTGAATTACGAATAATGGATCTTTTATACTAACCATTTTATCTGATATTAGATGTACCGAGCTTCTAATTAAAGCAACATTAATTTAGTCAAACCAATATGAACATGTTTATCACAAACAAAAGTGTTTTCATATCgatatttattttgtaatatatttcaacTTTTCTCACATtatgatataaaataagtttttgagtttattaatcataatacgtataaattttgtttaatgaaattattttatattttttaaaaattgatgattttaatgttacactattattattagtttaaaattaagattaa
Coding sequences:
- a CDS encoding Theileria-specific sub-telomeric protein, SVSP family (Tap579b07.q1c.C.cand.151 - score = 38.90;~1 probable transmembrane helix predicted for TA09865 by TMHMM2.0 at aa 5-24;~Signal peptide predicted for TA09865 by SignalP 2.0 HMM (Signal peptide probability 0.700, signal anchor probability 0.292) with cleavage site probability 0.677 between residues 23 and 24) produces the protein MNKCIPYKYTFLVLFILIGYVYCADQPNDQSKDVKGIGSVDCDSDQEENNFQVTELTEISKDDQRQDDILQNSEEIIIGEEESVEEQQQNQEGQEETVEEQEQNQGQEETVELEQQQVPMIYYGPQYQTQPIPMSQHIPANYYVTGFDHNYPRYGPQPMPPLQQYPLPTQPQPQPQYQPQPQQPYPPVYYQPQPVYQQAYQYPGYQQQPTPQYYTGYGPYQTQPPQGTGYYGPQYQPQPTQQPSQQYYQHQHQHQPYQGYQPQQPYYGPMLQPPPVTRYPLPPPQPAPQQPQYGPIPHPIPQYGPPQHVQGYITYPFIQQERILTHPSIISYPHVQFRLSGPKPQPKLPFPEPRGYFRPDNPIFARHNTKFYSQNKYLSQSSSDQSDEHQTKEPTTEDSKAATTQEPEKSEQQTKEPPTEVPTETTQEDSTEHTKEATTQHNQLTTEGLQPETIPVEVGSDEDEEPPEPPKGPEDGAEGDDEEEEYEEGKNPPKVVKKCNKISLMKKNEEGELIEMIEGEDYKVIWKNSNKSKYEFLGNLEEILCDGEVVYTNRPENGYPSLLTYNITLSVFVLRRQGGHVVVKCVDGKWIPEGRKIPGFMKMFIKDYFGNEIELVEGDYFLDLTACKSYKYTFAVGIACTRIEVRGETVWEKTDDDPFPISCCITFKMNLIVNFGQYNKIFAKRKGVFKLLIIKNK